Sequence from the Etheostoma spectabile isolate EspeVRDwgs_2016 unplaced genomic scaffold, UIUC_Espe_1.0 scaffold376, whole genome shotgun sequence genome:
TTTGTGGCAACTAATTAATTGTTCAAATTAAAATCCTCTGTTTTCCTCCCCTCAGAGGTGTGAATGTAGTGCCCTTCCTGGAGATGATTGGTCTACCTGAGTCACTAGTTGGCCTTTTGAGAGACTCTTCGAGTGGGTACGCTCTGACTGCATATGCCATGTACAAGGTAATTTAATCCAGgatcctctgtttttttttagtttttttttaggctgCCTAGATCAGAAAACATGGGATTCAACAAGCCATTTAAATTTGGCTCCCCTTCCTATGTCACATGCAGGTTAAATAGAATATACCACACTATCCAAGTATCTCCACCCATGGCTTGAGAACTACCTTTACAGAGGTGTGCCATATTTTTCTTGCAAGCCAAAGTCTAGGCTTTTTGGTAGGGCAGCTTTAAACTGTAGTTGGCAGTTGTTACAAAAGGCCAGAATTAGAAGTATTTCTGGGAGCATTTTTAGCAGcactccctcccccctccctgtcCAGACCCTCCCGCAGGCATATTCTGTGCTAGGCTAAAGGCTAACCCCAGTAGATCAGCTCTCCCGACTGTTATCGCATTAAATTTCAGCTCTCTATAAAATAAACTAGactacatttttacacaatgttGTTCCTCTATGTACAACTGGATGGCAATAAAGTGTCTCTTATCTAATGGTTTAACCTTGAATTAGCAGCAGCTCTAAGCCGTTGGCCTTGGTTAGCAGAACGTTTACCAAGGGGATGTGCACACACATCTGCATTTGCAGAACAGCTCGCTCTCACTCTAAAATAACTTGGGATTAGCCAAAGTCTTTGGTCAGGGGCTAGATTTTGTAAAACTTGAAAATGGAACCAAGAGGAggtgcagaagtctagttttctctcagaccacttgaattacaTTATGCTGAAAAATGATTATGGAATTTCTGCCTATCACAGCTTTAAAAAGGCATGTGCTAAAACTGAGTTTCAGATATAGGGTGAACCTTACTATGATTAGCATTagcacttttttatttatttattaaaacttaCTTGTATTATTAAAACCTCTTACCCATTTTAGATAAGATGTCTCATTTCCTTAGGACCcattcagatttaaaaaaagcaatttggCAATTGGTCACAGGGTTGTGCGATGGTGGGAGTGTAATTAAGACGGCCCATTTGTGTGATGTTCTTATACCCACCGgtgtagcacaagtagactttatatttcacagtcACTGTTTGCCTTTGCATCGTTAATAGATCTCAACATTTCCGACCGCACTTGAAGACAGCTtcaggagaaagagaagagcgAGACAGATCAACTGGGTTTTGTAGTTTGGCAAACCTTTAGCTGTTTCACAAACTCCTGGTTGTTTAgtgcctgtgtttttgtgtttaaaaactttcttgtggcagcaatAGAGGCAGTGATCTTTCCAGTTTACTGTACAGCATTCTCACACCTCCTCAAAAGTAGGGTTGGGaacctttatttaaatgtttttctgataCCGGTAtcttaaattcaattcaattcaattcaattttatttatagtatcaattcataacaagaattatctcaagacactttacagatagaccacactccggaatttacaaggacccaacagttctagtttcctccagagcaagcaacagtgcgacagtggcgaggaaaaacttccttttaggcagaaacctcggtcagacccaggctcttggtaggcggtgtctgacgggccggttggggttagaatgaaaaaaaaattctgttccGGTACCTCTTTTCGGACTTTCCCTCTGTAAtaccaaaaatgtatttcagttgtaaaaaattATTCCAAACATTTATCCTTACGTACTTGGAACATTTCTTGTATATTTAGAACgtttacacaccacacaaaatacATCTCTCCTTCCAAACCTACAACCTACaaccaatcaaatcaaaataactgttaatttcttacactgcactgtagtttattttagcatttatcttattctattttagcctgtttttattttctatctcttttattttctctttaatgttttatataaagcactttgaattgccttgtagATGAAATGTTCTATAGAAATAGatttgccttgccttacaacctCCAGCTTGTCAGTCTGTCACCAGAGTAAGTGttgaaggtcccatgacatggtgatctttagcatattaatgtttaacaaGACTTAGTCAGTGCGCATCTATAAGGCAGATGCAGTATATCCAACAGGTAATTTTTTATGAGGGATGGATTCCTGCATTTTGCTCTGCTGACCAGCCAGGgtgtttttcattgtttccaTACAGATTGCAACCCCTGCGAGATATACGGCAACTCTGGGCGGCACATCCCTATCTGTTCAGTATCTCCGCAAGCACGGCTACTTATCAACACCACCGCCGGTTAAAGAATACATCCAGGACAAAATGGAGGAGACAAAGGAGAAACTGACCGAAAAGATGGAGGAGACAAAGGAGAGATTTTCAGAGAAAATGGAGGAAACAAAAGAACGTTTCTCTGAGAAAATGGAAGAGACTAAGGACAAGCTTTCTGAAAAACTGCAGGAAACCAAAGATAGAGTTTCAGAGGGTAAAGCattttttagaaagaaaagTGATTAGATTAAACCTGTTTACAGATGACGCCTCTGAATAAATTATCCTATTTTGATCCAAACAAATAATCAGGAAGCTTGGGGAAATAACAGACTGCACTTGTGAGACTTTTCGCAAAGACAAGAGAGGGTTTGTACTATCCTTGTCCTAAAGTTTCACATCACACATCTCAGTGATCagttgttgtctttttgtgtcAAATTCTTTCCTTGTCCAAActctcccacaatgcactgcaAATGTagaccagtgattcccaacTTTTTTGTTCTTAGGTACCCCTACACCCCTGGCGGAAGGCTGTGTAATTTTATCATACAAGTAAACTGTAAATATTACGGTTGGTTTGGTCAGCAATCATACTACTAATAGCCTGCCAAGGTACTACTTTTACTACTACTTCAGTTAGCTGAAAGTAATATTAATGAATTACTTTCAGCTAACTATTTTAACCTATTGCCATTCATTTTAGCTACTTCTGTGGCAGCTTGCTAACAAGTTTTCACACACTCTTAAATAATTGCAACAGTGTTCAAGTGTTAACTTAATGCTAATATGttgatattttctttaaatcaaatcaTTATTTCAAGGTAGTTCAGCTACTCCAATCTTTCCATTAATCCCCTGGAAACTGCAGAAGTACTCCTGGTTGGAATCATGCAGCTTAGTAGGATCCTGGTAATGCTTCATTCTTCATTCTCTCATACTGGATTTCCACAGCCTCCAAAAAATCATTGTCAGTGTAAAAACAGCAATTActtgtatataaaataaaacttgacGCTAAAGGGATCCTGTGTGTACTAGTCCATCAAAGCCTTTCTGAATAGCTGGTTATCACTTTGTGTCTTTTCTAAAGTAAAGCTaaagagtttattttttatcctATAGTTCAAGCTAATATTACATTACTTTGGTGTCTGTACAACGTAATGTATTGACTGAAAGTTGTGCATCAACACGTAAACATGCAGTGGGAACAGCAACAGTAGATAAAAATGTCTTGGGTACTTCTGCACTAAATACACAAATGTTCAGTAATTAAAATGGATGTCTGGTTAAAATTACAACTGAATAAAGTGAAGTTAATCAAAGTTTGTATACTGCTTTTTTGTTTAGTATTAGGGGTCCAAGTGATACTGGTAACCCTATTGCAATCGTAAATATTATTAGGGCCCAAGCACCGACATCGTTGGTGGCAAAATTCCTATTGAAATTCAAATGTTT
This genomic interval carries:
- the fam210ab gene encoding uncharacterized protein C18orf19 homolog B; the encoded protein is MIMQRFLTHGAWRMAAARPLLVGVTIPEPPVAFCCCVLHRSLPPSTGRRWLSTSASSKTAHQPKHQPPQEEPQSSSKPQAQEIQKGEAGADAVEVDPLQDRSIGLVQRFKRTFKQYGKVMIPVHLMTSSVWFGTFYYAAMKGVNVVPFLEMIGLPESLVGLLRDSSSGYALTAYAMYKIATPARYTATLGGTSLSVQYLRKHGYLSTPPPVKEYIQDKMEETKEKLTEKMEETKERFSEKMEETKERFSEKMEETKDKLSEKLQETKDRVSEGKAFFRKKSD